The nucleotide window gggatggatcccaagggctcagggagggagcaggacgGATCCCGAGGGctcagggagggagcaggacgGATCCCGAGggctcagggatggatcccgagggctcagggatggatcccgagggctcagggagggagcaggacgGATCCCGAGGGctcagggagggagcaggacgGATCCCGAGGGctcagggagggagcaggacgGATCCCGAGGGctcagggagggagcaggacgGATCCCCAGCTGCCGTGGGCCAGCAGGAGCCGCTCCGGGCTCGCCCCAGCCCCGGGAGggccccggcggccccggctgctctcccccagccccgcccccgcAGGCGCGGCCGGGCCCAAGCGGCGCCGCGTGACGGCCGAGATGGAGGGCAAGTACGTGATCTCGCTGCCCAAGGGCACCACGGCCCGCAGCCGGAaaatcctgcagctgcaggcgGCCAGAGGTACCCGGGGCGCGGGGGGATCCCGATCTCCCCTGGCGGGGGAATCCCGCGGGGATCGGGGAAGGTCCCGAACTCTGAGGCTCCCCCTCGGGATCCGCAGGCCTGGGCCGGACGTCGGTGTTCGAGCGACTCGGAGCCGAGGCCAAAGCGGCCGCAGCCGCCGGCGGGAAGGTGAGGGGGGATCCGGGGGGATCCGGGACGGGGGGGCTGGATCCCAGAGGGAGcaggatccaggtgggatctgagggggcgaagcctgggagagcaggaggagagggatcCGGGATGCAGGGAGGATCCAGGGCGGGGAAGGGATCACGAGGGGCAGGATCCAGAGGGGCTGGATTGAGAGGGGAACAGGATCCACAGGAGCAGgatccagggatccagaggggTAGGATCATGGGGGGCAGGATTCAGGGGAACAGGATCCAGAGGGACAGGATCCAGAAGGGCTGGATTGAGAGGGGCAGGATCCACGGGAACAGGatccagaggggcaggatccagAGGGAACAGGatccagaggggcaggatccagAGGGAACAGGATCCAGGGGAACAGGatccagaggggcaggatccagaggggcaggatccagAGGGAACAGGatccagaggggcaggatccagAGGGAACAGGATCCAGGGGAACAGGatccagaggggcaggatccagAGGGAACAGGATCCAGGGGAACAGGatccagaggggcaggatccagaggggcaggatccagAGGGAACAGGatccagaggggcaggatccagAGGGAACAGGATCCAGGGGAACAGGatccagaggggcaggatccagAGGGAACAGGATCCAGGGGAACAGGatccagaggggcaggatccagAGGGAACAGGATCCAGGGGAACAGGATCCAGAGGGAACAGGATCCAGAGATCTACAGGAGCAGGATTCAGAGGATCCACAGGAACAGGATCCAGAGGAGCAGGGTCTGAGGGAACAGGATCCAGGGATCCACAGGAGCAGGATCCAGGCAGGGTAGGATCCAGAGGATCCAGAGGAGGAGGatccagaggggcaggatccaggGACCCACAGGAGCAGGATCCAGGGATCCACCGGAGCAGGATCCAGCGGGGCAGGATCCAGGGACCCACAGGAGCAGGATCCAGTGGGGCAGGATTTGAGGGAACAGGATCCAGGGACCCACAGGAGCAGGATCCAGCGGGGCAGGATCCAGGGACCCGCAGGAGCAGGATCCAGTGGGGCAGGATTTGAGGGAACAGGATCCAGGGATCCACAGGAGCAGGatccagaggggcaggatccaggGATCCACAGGAGCAGGatccagaggggcaggatctgAAGGAGCAGGATCCAGGGGTCCACAGGAGCAGGATCCAGGGACCCACAGGAGCAGGGTCCAGTGGGGCAGGATCCAGGGATCCACAGGAGCAGGATCCAGGGGTCCACAGGAGCAGGatccagaggggcaggatccaggGATCCACAGGAGCAGGATCCACAGGAGCAGGATCCAGCGGGGCAGGATCCAGGGATCCACCGGAGCAGGAtccagcggggcagggccggCGCTGGGGTGGATCCTGACCCGCCGCCGCCGTCCCCGCAGCCCTCGGGGGTGTTCAGCCGCCTGGGGGACGCCCCCGGCGCCGATCCCGCCGATCCCGCCGATCCCGCCGATCCCGCCGATCCCGATCCCGCCGGCGCCGCCGGCGCCGAGGACGCGCTGCCCTACGCCGGCGTGCTCAAGAAGCGCCGGGAGGGCCCCGCGGGCGGCGCCGAGGCCCAGGACGGGGCCGTGTCCAGCTCGGTGTCCGGCGAATCGCGGCCGCCCTGGGGCTGCGGGAAGGTCAGCAGCTCCTGCGAGCCCCGCGCCGCCGGCAGCGTCTTCCGGCGCCTGGGCCGGAAACCCGACTGAGCCGGGAATGGCGCCGGGGGGCGGGATCCCGCCGGGATCCGCCCCGGATCCCCTGGGAAAGGGGGGTTCCAGATCCCCTGGGAAAGGGGGGTTCCAGATCccctgggaaaagggggatcCCGCCGGGATCAACCCCGGATCCCCTGGGAAAGGGGGGTTCCAGATCCCCTGCAGAAAGGGGGGATCCCGGTGGGATCCACCCCGGATCCCCTGGGGAAAGGGGGGTTCCAGATCCCCTGGGGAAAGGGGGGTTCCAGATCCcctggggaaaggggggatCCCGGCAGGATCGACCCCGGATCCCCTGGGAAAGGGGGGTTCCAGATCCCCTGCAGAAAGGGGGGATCCCGGTGGGATCCACCCCGGATCCCCTGGGGAAAGGGGGGTTCCGTCGGGAATCAGGGTTTGAtgcctgggaaaggaggatCCCAGATCCCAGCAGGAATCCAGGCCGGATCCCCTGGGAAAGGAGGATCCCAGATCCCAGCAGGATTCCAGGCTGGATCCCCATGAAAAGGAGGATCCCAGATCCCAGCAGGATTCCAGGCCGGATCCCCTGGGGAAAGGAGGATCCCAGATCCCAGCAGGAATCCAGGCCGGATCCCCTGGGAAAGGAGGATCCCAGATCCCAGCAGGAATCCAGGCCGGATCCCCTGGGAAAGGAGGATCCCAGATCCCAGCAGGATTCCAGGCCGGATCCCCGTGGAGACGGGAGATCCCTTGGGAAAGGAGCGGATCCCGCTGGGAGTCGACGCCGGCTCCCCCGGGAGAAGGGGGGATCCCGCGGGAGGGCAGCGGGGATCCCGGTGGATCCCGGCGGGGAGCGAGGCCAAACCAGCACCAAAAGTTCCTTTTCTGGCCCCGATTTCTCCCCTTTCCCGATCTCCTTCCCGGCCTTTGGGGATCCGGACGCGGGACAGCTCCGGAATTGGGGTTTTGTTCCCGTTTTCCCGTTTTTTCCCGGTTTTTCTCGTTTTTTTCCcgtttttttcctggtttttcctgtttttttcccggtttttcctgttttttcccgGTTTTTCCcgtttttttcccagtttttcccgtttttttcccagttttttcccGGTTTTTCCCCCTCCGCAGGGATCCCCCCCTCCTTTATTTGTGACTTTGCTCCCCACAGAATCCCCTGATTGGGGGGGGggatggaattttgggagcagcttccca belongs to Corvus moneduloides isolate bCorMon1 chromosome 17, bCorMon1.pri, whole genome shotgun sequence and includes:
- the C17H19orf47 gene encoding uncharacterized protein C19orf47 homolog, which translates into the protein MATSEWLRFFEDAGIPPGPALGYAVAFVDNRIHKNMLLDLTKELMKELGITVVGDVIAILRHAKVVHRQEMCRAASESLQPAAAAERGPGGSRQDRDRDRDPERDRDRDRARPPPGSPCGAAGRMITNSLSREPAPPRPPRNPPGTGICVTVANGAAGAKAGAAGPKRRRVTAEMEGKYVISLPKGTTARSRKILQLQAARGLGRTSVFERLGAEAKAAAAAGGKPSGVFSRLGDAPGADPADPADPADPADPDPAGAAGAEDALPYAGVLKKRREGPAGGAEAQDGAVSSSVSGESRPPWGCGKVSSSCEPRAAGSVFRRLGRKPD
- the LOC116452707 gene encoding collagen alpha-1(III) chain-like — protein: MAPGGGIPPGSAPDPLGKGGSRSPGKGGFQIPWEKGDPAGINPGSPGKGGFQIPCRKGGSRWDPPRIPWGKGGSRSPGERGVPDPLGKGGIPAGSTPDPLGKGGSRSPGKGGFRRESGFDAWERRIPDPSRNPGRIPWERRIPDPSRIPGRIPVETGDPLGKERIPLGVDAGSPGRRGDPAGGQRGSRWIPAGSEAKPAPKVPFLAPISPLSRSPSRPLGIRTRDSSGIGVLFPFSRFFPVFLVFFPFFSWFFLFFSRFFLFFPGFSRFFPSFSRFFPSFFPVFPPPQGSPPPLFVTLLPTESPDWGGGWNFGSSFPKKKKTKSFPKATTRCSKKPPKTPKLP